One genomic region from Sulfurimonas sp. hsl 1-7 encodes:
- a CDS encoding YgaP family membrane protein, with protein MDLNKIRKFCRVFRIVVGLALIITGVILDNAWFYLGVLPLLAGLTNFCPLCIISKKCDLPQEKQE; from the coding sequence ATGGACTTAAACAAAATTAGAAAATTTTGCAGAGTGTTTCGCATAGTTGTTGGACTAGCTCTAATTATTACAGGTGTTATTCTAGATAATGCATGGTTCTATTTAGGTGTACTTCCTCTTCTTGCAGGACTTACAAATTTCTGTCCCCTTTGTATCATTTCAAAAAAATGTGATTTACCACAAGAGAAGCAGGAATAA